The following coding sequences lie in one Nitrospirota bacterium genomic window:
- the cobI gene encoding precorrin-2 C(20)-methyltransferase, translated as MDNLGKVYVIGIGPGDPELMTVKAVKILEKVPVLCFPKGKDEGSSIAMSIVAGAISLDGKEIIEIHFPMKKIPAKDAASCDVSSKWEETVEIILSHVLKGKDIAFPTLGDPVFYSTFFYIHDRLLSLLPSLQVTIVPGVSSMSASSASTGMPLCLGSERIALLPATYEEERLKETILSFDTVVLMKVNKVFDRILGLLEELGLVDSSVAVEMASTDKERVIKDLRSIKGENLHYFTTVIIKK; from the coding sequence ATGGATAATTTAGGAAAAGTCTATGTTATTGGCATAGGTCCTGGTGATCCCGAGCTTATGACAGTGAAGGCTGTAAAGATCCTTGAGAAAGTACCTGTGCTTTGTTTTCCAAAAGGCAAAGATGAAGGAAGCAGCATTGCCATGTCCATTGTTGCGGGGGCGATTTCCCTCGATGGAAAAGAAATTATAGAGATACATTTCCCGATGAAAAAAATACCTGCTAAAGACGCCGCATCATGTGATGTGTCATCAAAATGGGAGGAGACAGTAGAAATAATCTTAAGCCATGTCCTGAAAGGTAAAGACATCGCATTCCCAACTCTCGGAGATCCTGTTTTCTACAGTACATTTTTTTATATTCATGACAGACTTTTAAGCCTATTGCCTTCACTTCAGGTAACCATTGTCCCTGGAGTTTCTTCAATGAGCGCATCTTCAGCATCAACAGGGATGCCTTTATGCCTTGGGAGTGAACGGATAGCACTTCTGCCTGCCACTTATGAAGAAGAGAGGCTAAAAGAAACCATCCTCAGTTTTGATACGGTCGTCTTAATGAAGGTTAATAAAGTATTTGACAGAATTCTTGGCCTCCTCGAGGAACTCGGGCTTGTAGATTCTTCTGTAGCTGTAGAAATGGCAAGCACAGATAAGGAGAGGGTTATAAAAGATCTGCGATCAATTAAAGGTGAGAATCTACATTACTTTACAACAGTGATAATAAAAAAATGA
- the cbiE gene encoding precorrin-6y C5,15-methyltransferase (decarboxylating) subunit CbiE → MSRLYVIGIGYKPLDKRARNIILNSSVILASNRLLEIFKGYEEYETGKDKIKVINNVDETINFIKSQISSLVTEPALSLSKGHSSLNIVLLASGDPMFFGIGRRVVKEFGKDAVEILPDLSSIQVAFSKIKEPWDDALLISLHGGPDPEKRRRLEYEIKDIPMLLEGHNKIAILTDKVNNPSEIAKEILKSPSLHHSITLSLKMYVCERLGYPDEKITEGTPEEIAGMPFSDPNVVIIQNIIPPTHPSPSRGEGKSLPRTRYGGGGESLASGIRFGLTENEILHSRGLITKDEVRAVTIHKLRLPQRGVFWDIGAGSGSISIEAARISPQLKIFSVEKDEEQIKMLKENIKSLIPKLRDNIDVIEGEAAAVIPGLPGPDRVFIGGSGGKLHSIIKATLEAGCSRIVINAVTFDTLTKAQSFLKKENMKVEITEVNISKGKGLKDKEYLSASNPIFIIVGEKANG, encoded by the coding sequence ATGAGCAGACTCTACGTCATAGGCATCGGCTATAAGCCACTTGATAAAAGGGCTCGGAATATTATTTTAAATTCCAGCGTTATTCTTGCATCCAACAGACTCCTTGAGATCTTTAAAGGGTACGAGGAATACGAGACAGGCAAAGATAAGATAAAGGTAATTAACAATGTGGATGAGACAATCAACTTCATAAAATCTCAGATCTCGTCACTCGTCACTGAGCCTGCCCTGAGCCTGTCGAAGGGTCACTCGTCACTGAATATCGTCCTTCTTGCCTCTGGAGACCCCATGTTCTTTGGAATTGGAAGAAGGGTTGTCAAAGAATTTGGGAAAGATGCGGTGGAGATACTTCCTGATCTGTCGAGCATCCAGGTGGCATTCTCAAAAATAAAAGAACCGTGGGATGATGCCCTATTAATCAGCCTTCATGGCGGCCCTGACCCTGAAAAAAGGAGAAGGCTGGAATATGAAATAAAGGATATTCCCATGCTTTTAGAGGGGCATAATAAAATTGCCATTCTTACCGATAAAGTAAATAATCCATCAGAGATTGCAAAGGAAATTTTAAAATCTCCATCACTCCATCACTCCATCACTCTGTCATTAAAAATGTATGTCTGTGAAAGACTCGGTTACCCTGATGAAAAAATAACAGAAGGCACACCTGAAGAAATTGCAGGCATGCCTTTTTCAGACCCAAATGTAGTGATAATTCAAAACATAATCCCCCCCACCCACCCCTCCCCCTCGAGGGGGGAGGGTAAGAGCCTGCCCCGTACTCGATACGGGGGAGGGGGTGAAAGCCTTGCTTCTGGGATAAGATTTGGATTAACAGAAAATGAAATCCTGCATTCAAGGGGACTCATAACAAAAGACGAAGTCAGGGCAGTAACCATTCACAAATTAAGGCTTCCTCAAAGAGGTGTATTCTGGGACATTGGTGCAGGCTCTGGCTCTATATCCATCGAAGCAGCAAGAATATCTCCTCAACTAAAGATATTTTCTGTAGAGAAAGATGAGGAGCAAATTAAGATGCTGAAGGAAAACATTAAAAGTCTAATCCCGAAGCTTCGGGACAACATAGACGTCATTGAAGGTGAGGCGGCTGCAGTTATCCCGGGACTTCCAGGTCCAGACAGAGTTTTTATAGGAGGAAGCGGCGGAAAACTCCACAGCATTATTAAGGCAACGTTAGAGGCAGGATGCTCGCGCATTGTAATAAACGCTGTCACATTCGATACCCTTACAAAGGCTCAAAGCTTTTTGAAAAAAGAAAACATGAAGGTAGAGATAACAGAAGTTAATATCTCAAAAGGCAAAGGGCTAAAAGATAAGGAGTATCTTTCAGCATCAAACCCGATATTCATAATAGTAGGAGAGAAGGCGAATGGATAA